Proteins from one Bombus pascuorum chromosome 15, iyBomPasc1.1, whole genome shotgun sequence genomic window:
- the LOC132914789 gene encoding importin-13: protein MDYASVIDQAVKQFYAEGNNDVHSWLLKVQTSPEAWTFVWDLLHSSKSREAQFYAATTLHAKISKQWDEVPKSEYPVLQERLINFMKQPNMPKVVLSKLCQALAGYVANVSIVGNNDKNKNVVEELTRMLSYDSLPMLELLLRTLSVLPVEFERRHDVRRTKLHKCLINSWYKTTCLLQEVFSMTNLNSKYVDTDMHLLAMECALSWLKVGQLPLEATGQIYPHLLTAAAYYAPVRTMHGENPRGWEVVQECLNMIVTHSELLKKPQTLWEWAHSLVTMARQYSNKYFCEILTAIGEAHSRTFLNALVEEGNETQKWTVEGLIELLLQCSEQEGRYPTNETRSSIPFGFWYALQDYLPTLDQPYESRALLILKPIYARLAQALLRKSTLPLTHSEAGDVDERELFRCYRQDVADALDYCYRVLGQDLLVLLGQRLSQTLNSSQRWTEVESTLHAFEAVADSVGIEESHYIPALMDLVLSHIPYDHYPGEVLACACSTMGAYAEWIGEHPDPWLERVLRIVTLGLTRGSVTAPFATMALKDLARECEQQLTPFAPSILNTIEQTLPNVTPGCAEGLRMMYAAGKLLNTLPSVDEQLAHLDATLGLCIIKIRELLQQPWFMARGAVMNQLKMATMFFSTLEGSIGKAVLDGLLPIFSQIVAHPEWGQDNFTLEEMYICAQKSLMSLLHPEEDARPLLPILANSYKNWPHPAALNLLRQLVLLFGRDPNNVIGPVFAGISSITLSGVRACRSVNGNLSDWAELMEAYLGLLAQICKKNTRLLLQIPEQIPEMLQCGIDCLTLPESGTVKAAGHFLTHAIMQSPHLQTFVQPIGQQLVYVILQCVGGQVPRRYLEPHAEVLLTLNKTCIEWTGQWLRVAFEKHGALFKISQIQKENFIKNVLRERTSKRMCDLLQDFSLQNLPSAANWNLMNVKQ from the exons atGGATTATGCAAGTGTAATCGATCAAGCTGTGAAACAGTTCTACGCGGAGGGAAATAACGACGTTCACTCATGGTTGCTCAAAGTTCAGACTTCTCCAGAAGCCTGGACTTTTGTTTGGGATCTTCTTCATTCCTCTAAG TCAAGAGAAGCACAGTTTTATGCGGCTACCACATTACATGCCAAAATTTCCAAGCAATGGGATGAAGTGCCCAAGAGTGAATATCCTGTTCTGCAGGAGCGTTTAATAAACTTTATGAAGCAGCCAAACATGCCAAAGGTTGTTCTGTCTAAACTTTGTCAAGCG TTAGCTGGATACGTAGCAAATGTTAGTATAGTTggaaataatgataaaaataaaaatgttgtgGAGGAATTGACACGGATGTTGTCTTATGATTCTCTTCCTATGTTGGAATTATTGTTACGCACGCTTTCTGTGTTACCTGTAGAG TTTGAAAGAAGACATGACGTAAGAAGAACCAAATTACACAAATGTCTAATAAATAGCTGGTATAAGACAACCTGTCTGTTACAAGAGGTTTTTTCCATGACTAatctaaattctaaatatgTTGATACTGATATGCACTTATTAGCTATGGAATGTGCATTATCTTGGCTTAAAGTTGGCCAACTTCCTCTCGAGGCAACAGGGCAAATATACCCCCATTTATTAACAGCTGCGGCATATTATGCACCAGTCag aacaaTGCATGGCGAAAATCCCAGAGGTTGGGAAGTAGTTCAAGAATGCTTAAATATGATAGTAACCCATAGTGAACTTCTAAAGAAACCACAAACATTGTGGGAATGGGCACATAGTTTGGTAACCATGGCAAGACAATAcagtaacaaatatttttgtgaaattttaactGCAATTGGAGAGGCTCACAgtagaacatttttaaatgCTTTAGTGGAAGAAGGAAATGAAACGCAGAAATGGACAGTCGAAGGTTTAATTGAATTACTTTTACAATGTTCAGAACAAGAGGGAAGATATCCCACTAATGAAACTCGCAGTTCAATCCCATTTGGGTTCTGGTACGCTTTGCAGGATTATCTCCCTACTCTCGATCAACCTTACGAGAGTCGTGCTTTGCTGATTTTAAAACCCATTTACGCAAGATTAGCTCAAGCATTATTAAGAAAGTCGACACTTCCCTTGACTCACAGCGAAGCAGGAGATGTAGATGAAAGAGAACTTTTCAGGTGTTACAGACAAGATGTGGCAGATGCTTTAGATTATTGTTATAGAGTATTAGGACAAGATTTACTAGTGCTTCTCGGACAGAGATTAAGTCAGACATTAAATAGTTCACAAAGGTGGACAGAAGTAGAGTCAACGTTGCACGCTTTTGAGGCTGTAGCAGATAGCGTTGGTATCGAGGAATCCCACTACATTCCCGCTTTAATGGATTTGGTTCTTAGTCATATCCCATATGATCACTATCCTGGAGAG GTACTCGCATGTGCATGTTCAACAATGGGAGCATATGCAGAATGGATCGGAGAACATCCGGATCCTTGGCTAGAGAGAGTGCTTCGAATTGTAACTTTGGGTTTGACAAGAGGCTCAGTAACGGCACCTTTTGCTACTATGGCTTTGAAAGATTTAGCTCGAGAATGTGAACAGCAACTCACACCTTTTGCTCCATCTATTCTCAACACCATCGAACAAACTCTTCCAAACGTAACTCCAGGATGCGCAGAAGGTTTACGAATGATGTATGCAGCTGGCAAGTTGCTAAATACCTTGCCCTCTGTTGACGAACAATTAGCTCATCTAGACGCTACACTAggattatgtataataaaaattcgagaattACTACAACAGCCTTGGTTCATGGCTCGTGGTGCAGTaatgaatcaattaaaaatggCCACCATGTTCTTTTCTACATTAGAAGGATCTATTGGAAAGGCTGTATTAGATGGACTGTTACCGATATTCAGTCAAATTGTTGCTCATCCCGAGTGGGGGCAGGACAATTTCACACTAGAAGAGATGTATATCTGTGCCCAGAAGTCTCTAATGTCATTGTTGCATCCTGAGGAAGATGCTCGACCTCTACTTCCTATTCTAGCGAACTCGTATAAGAATTGGCCTCATCCTGCAGCTTTAAATCTTCTTCGACAACTCGTTCTATTATTTGGACGAGATccgaataacgtaataggtCCCGTTTTCGCGGGCATTAGTTCTATTACGCTAAGTGGCGTCAGAGCCTGCAGATCCGTAAATGGAAACTTATCTGATTGGGCAGAATTAATGGAAGCATATCTTGGATTGTTGGctcaaatttgtaaaaagaataCCAGGCTATTGTTACAGATTCCTGAACAAATTCCTGAAATGTTGCAATGTG gAATCGACTGTTTAACGTTACCAGAATCGGGCACAGTTAAGGCGGCCGGACATTTCCTCACACATGCTATTATGCAAAGTCCGCACCTACAGACGTTCGTTCAACCAATTGGTCAACAGttagtttatgtaattttacagTGTGTAG gGGGACAAGTACCACGGAGATATCTGGAACCTCACGCAGAAGTTTTGTTGACATTGAATAAAACATGCATAGAATGGACAGGACAGTGGCTTCGTGTTGCCTTTGAAAAACATGGTGCCTTATTCAAAATTTCGCAAATACAAAAggagaatttcattaaaaatgtcCTACGAGAACGAACGAGTAAACGGATGTGCGATTTATTGCAAGATTTTAGCCTACAAAATTTACCTTCTGCAGCTAATTGGAATTTAATGAACGTTAAGCAATAA
- the LOC132914794 gene encoding uncharacterized protein C1orf50 homolog codes for MKRVATTMDDSKDLFSKVALVERNIQPQGIPLNDPEAVGKTSRQDLIALATEIEKADNFVKANACSKLQVIVDQIRYLKKQAENILTEADWNMKLHHVPCNFVKHPGHVYHLYQKETGQLYLSMISPEEWAISNSGPVQTHKGSYRLEHDHSWTPLDETDKKNKEMTILTQLWSNISTNAFKSIDLNVNM; via the exons ATGAAAAGAGTAGCTACTACTATGGATGACTCCAAGGATCTATTTAGTAAAG TAGCTCTTGTAGAGCGTAACATTCAACCGCAAGGTATTCCATTAAATGATCCAGAAGCTGTGGGTAAAACGTCTCGACAAGATTTAATTGCATTGGcaacagaaatagaaaaagcaGACAACTTTGTTAAAGCAAATGCCTGCAGCAAATTACAAGTGATTGTAGACCAAATAAGGTACCTGAAGAAACAGGCTGAAAATATTCTCACAGAAGCTGATTGGAACATGAAATTACATCATGTTccttgtaattttgtaaaacatcCTGGACACGTGTATCATTTGTATCAAAAAGAAACTGGTCAGCTTTACTTATCCATGATTAGTCcagaa gaATGGGCTATATCAAATTCTGGACCAGTTCAGACTCACAAGGGTTCCTACAGACTAGAACATGATCATTCATGGACACCTTTAGATGAGACTGATAAGAAGAACAAGGAAATGACTATATTGACTCAACTTTGGTccaatatttcaacaaatgCATTCAAAAGTATtgatttaaatgtaaatatgtaa
- the LOC132914790 gene encoding dnaJ homolog subfamily C member 11 isoform X1, producing the protein MDDDNDQEHLIEDDYYTFLNIARNATQDEINYAYRTQSKLYHPDKHVDPVLKKEAEVLFNRTKAAYKVLSNPHQRAIYDTVGIKGLKTEGWEIVERTRTPQEIREEYEYLAREAQERKLLSVTNPTTSITMNINATDLFNRYEKDSEDSRDILSCIEVSGMSFTQSIEAPLSLQDIVTLYGQLNTRNGVGSGSINVSAKRLLSSKGWVELEVGAGNGPMISFKGFRMLPHKILFNGATVLEFTPFEIKASLIGRLTMQLDTHTMGDLTYNAGPESSMSTSIIRDTPRTYTSFSIHLGVLRSFVSFNYMYKMHEKEMKLRGSVRAGTFGLLVEYGAEKKVSRHTKLSAIVSAGVPTGVMLKLKLNRSFQTYAFPIHLSDEVLPATMFYATVIPLMTWVVLKKIVIDPMVKKRQEREKEKEKEVNKTRMMEKQKEAESATKLMKATVSRIRATEESKKGLIITKALYGRFVYPQQDQYNSEQQTIRRDEVIDVTIPLQCLVKDSKLILYDASKSELPGFYDPCVGEEKQLLIQYLFRNQTHECIVKDNTPVRIPLPSHKVNTT; encoded by the exons ATGGACGATGACAATGATCAGGAACATCTAATCGAGGATGATTACTACACGTTCCTAAATATCGCAAGAAAC GCTACACAGGACGAAATCAATTATGCGTACCGTACACAGAGCAAACTATATCATCCTGATAAACATGTGGACCCTGTGCTCAAGAAGGAAGCGGAAGTATTGTTTAATCGTACTAAGGCGGCTTACAAAG ttTTAAGTAATCCCCATCAAAGAGCTATTTATGACACTGTGGGGATTAAAGGACTGAAAACTGAAGGCTGGGAAATAGTAGAACGTACTAGAACACCTCAAGAAATCAGGGAAGAATATGAATATCTAGCGAGAGAAGCACAAGAGAGAAAATTACTGAGTGTCACGAATCCCACCACTAGTATCACAATGAATATCAACGCAACAGATCTTTTTAACAGATATGAGAAAGATTCTGAAGATAG caGGGATATACTTTCATGCATAGAAGTCAGTGGAATGTCGTTTACACAATCCATTGAAGCACCTCTTAGTTTACAAGatattgtaacattatatgGTCAATTAAACACAAGAAATGGTGTAGGATCTGGTTCTATAAATGTGTCAGCGAAGCGTTTGCTTTCGTCTAAAGGTTGGGTAGAATTAGAGGTCGGTGCTGGGAACGGGCCGATGATATCGTTCAAAGGTTTTCGTATGCTACCccataaaatattgttcaatGGGGCAACGGTACTGGAGTTCACTCCATTCGAAATTAAGGCTAGTCTTATAGGCA gACTCACAATGCAATTAGATACTCATACAATGGGTGACCTTACATATAATGCAGGTCCAGAAAGTTCCATGAGTACCAGTATCATTAGAGATACACCAAGAACTTATACATCGTTTTCCATTCACCTTGGTGTTCTACGATCATTCGTTAGTTTTAATTACATGTATAAAATGCACGAGAAAGAGATGAAGCTACGAGGCAGCGTGAG agCTGGTACATTCGGACTGCTTGTAGAATACGGAGCGGAAAAGAAGGTTTCGCGACACACTAAACTATCAGCGATCGTCTCCGCAGGAGTGCCAACAGGAGTCATGCTAAAGCTTAAATTGAATCGTTCCTTTCAAACCTACGCGTTCCCCATTCATCTTAGCGATGAGGTTCTTCCAGCTACTATGTTCTACGCTACTGTAATCCCACTAATGACATGGGTCGTGCTGAAGAAGATTGTTATAGATCCTATGGTAAAAAAACGACAAGaacgtgaaaaagaaaaagagaaggaggtAAACAAGACGAGGATGatggaaaaacaaaaagaagcgGAGAGCGCTACCAAATTAATGAAAGCCACCGTGAGTAGGATAAGAGCTACAGAGGAATCAAAGAAGGGATTGATTATCACGAAAGCTCTGTATGGAAGATTTGTCTACCCTCAGCAAGATCAGTACAACTCTGAGCAGCAGACTATACGTAGAGACGAAGTAATAGATGTAACCATCCCTTTACAATGTTTGGTAAAGGATTCAAAGTTAATCCTTTATGATGCATCTAAG AGTGAACTGCCAGGATTTTATGATCCATGTGTAGGAGAAGAGAAACAATTGTTAATACAATATCTATTTCGTAATCAAACACACGAATGCATAGTCAAAGATAATACACCAGTCAGAATACCATTACCAT CGCATAAAGTGAACACAACATGA
- the LOC132914790 gene encoding dnaJ homolog subfamily C member 11 isoform X2: MDDDNDQEHLIEDDYYTFLNIARNATQDEINYAYRTQSKLYHPDKHVDPVLKKEAEVLFNRTKAAYKVLSNPHQRAIYDTVGIKGLKTEGWEIVERTRTPQEIREEYEYLAREAQERKLLSVTNPTTSITMNINATDLFNRYEKDSEDRDILSCIEVSGMSFTQSIEAPLSLQDIVTLYGQLNTRNGVGSGSINVSAKRLLSSKGWVELEVGAGNGPMISFKGFRMLPHKILFNGATVLEFTPFEIKASLIGRLTMQLDTHTMGDLTYNAGPESSMSTSIIRDTPRTYTSFSIHLGVLRSFVSFNYMYKMHEKEMKLRGSVRAGTFGLLVEYGAEKKVSRHTKLSAIVSAGVPTGVMLKLKLNRSFQTYAFPIHLSDEVLPATMFYATVIPLMTWVVLKKIVIDPMVKKRQEREKEKEKEVNKTRMMEKQKEAESATKLMKATVSRIRATEESKKGLIITKALYGRFVYPQQDQYNSEQQTIRRDEVIDVTIPLQCLVKDSKLILYDASKSELPGFYDPCVGEEKQLLIQYLFRNQTHECIVKDNTPVRIPLPSHKVNTT, encoded by the exons ATGGACGATGACAATGATCAGGAACATCTAATCGAGGATGATTACTACACGTTCCTAAATATCGCAAGAAAC GCTACACAGGACGAAATCAATTATGCGTACCGTACACAGAGCAAACTATATCATCCTGATAAACATGTGGACCCTGTGCTCAAGAAGGAAGCGGAAGTATTGTTTAATCGTACTAAGGCGGCTTACAAAG ttTTAAGTAATCCCCATCAAAGAGCTATTTATGACACTGTGGGGATTAAAGGACTGAAAACTGAAGGCTGGGAAATAGTAGAACGTACTAGAACACCTCAAGAAATCAGGGAAGAATATGAATATCTAGCGAGAGAAGCACAAGAGAGAAAATTACTGAGTGTCACGAATCCCACCACTAGTATCACAATGAATATCAACGCAACAGATCTTTTTAACAGATATGAGAAAGATTCTGAAGATAG GGATATACTTTCATGCATAGAAGTCAGTGGAATGTCGTTTACACAATCCATTGAAGCACCTCTTAGTTTACAAGatattgtaacattatatgGTCAATTAAACACAAGAAATGGTGTAGGATCTGGTTCTATAAATGTGTCAGCGAAGCGTTTGCTTTCGTCTAAAGGTTGGGTAGAATTAGAGGTCGGTGCTGGGAACGGGCCGATGATATCGTTCAAAGGTTTTCGTATGCTACCccataaaatattgttcaatGGGGCAACGGTACTGGAGTTCACTCCATTCGAAATTAAGGCTAGTCTTATAGGCA gACTCACAATGCAATTAGATACTCATACAATGGGTGACCTTACATATAATGCAGGTCCAGAAAGTTCCATGAGTACCAGTATCATTAGAGATACACCAAGAACTTATACATCGTTTTCCATTCACCTTGGTGTTCTACGATCATTCGTTAGTTTTAATTACATGTATAAAATGCACGAGAAAGAGATGAAGCTACGAGGCAGCGTGAG agCTGGTACATTCGGACTGCTTGTAGAATACGGAGCGGAAAAGAAGGTTTCGCGACACACTAAACTATCAGCGATCGTCTCCGCAGGAGTGCCAACAGGAGTCATGCTAAAGCTTAAATTGAATCGTTCCTTTCAAACCTACGCGTTCCCCATTCATCTTAGCGATGAGGTTCTTCCAGCTACTATGTTCTACGCTACTGTAATCCCACTAATGACATGGGTCGTGCTGAAGAAGATTGTTATAGATCCTATGGTAAAAAAACGACAAGaacgtgaaaaagaaaaagagaaggaggtAAACAAGACGAGGATGatggaaaaacaaaaagaagcgGAGAGCGCTACCAAATTAATGAAAGCCACCGTGAGTAGGATAAGAGCTACAGAGGAATCAAAGAAGGGATTGATTATCACGAAAGCTCTGTATGGAAGATTTGTCTACCCTCAGCAAGATCAGTACAACTCTGAGCAGCAGACTATACGTAGAGACGAAGTAATAGATGTAACCATCCCTTTACAATGTTTGGTAAAGGATTCAAAGTTAATCCTTTATGATGCATCTAAG AGTGAACTGCCAGGATTTTATGATCCATGTGTAGGAGAAGAGAAACAATTGTTAATACAATATCTATTTCGTAATCAAACACACGAATGCATAGTCAAAGATAATACACCAGTCAGAATACCATTACCAT CGCATAAAGTGAACACAACATGA